The Zingiber officinale cultivar Zhangliang chromosome 9A, Zo_v1.1, whole genome shotgun sequence genome window below encodes:
- the LOC122021073 gene encoding F-box/kelch-repeat protein At3g61590-like, protein MDGVDSWQKSLPIAYFQREVAGFNPMNGNGDGGNHEEDEHALISLDAILPDDLLEKVLSFLPIASIIRSSFVCKRWYESVHSGRWSWTKMLPQKPWYFMFNCGGDAVSGYAYDPSLRKWYSFDFPCIEQSNWLTSSSGGLVCAMDNEDRNRVFVCNPITRDWKRLRDAPGGRFPDYSALAVSVDRRTHVYTVAVAKCKQVPQDYYQWDFSIHVYESATRSWTTPFAQVLVGWRGSDECVICDGVLYYLIYSTGVLRNMEQRHCLVIYDLAGQPSSPTSLMQMVIPVPCSLTCGRLMNQGGKLVMVGGIGKPDRPGIIKGIGIWVLLENKEWREVARMPQKFFQGFGEFDDVFASSGAGDVIYIQSFGSPALLTYDMSQKLWKWSAKSPVIKRFPLQLFTGFCFEPRLEVAS, encoded by the coding sequence ATGGACGGTGTGGATTCGTGGCAGAAGAGTCTTCCCATCGCCTACTTCCAGCGTGAGGTTGCCGGGTTCAATCCGATGAATGGGAATGGAGACGGCGGCAACCACGAGGAGGATGAACACGCATTGATCTCGTTGGATGCCATCTTGCCCGATGATCTCCTCGAGAAGGTGCTCTCCTTCTTGCCCATAGCCAGCATCATCCGATCGAGCTTTGTTTGCAAGCGGTGGTACGAGTCGGTGCACTCGGGCCGGTGGTCGTGGACCAAAATGTTGCCTCAGAAACCGTGGTACTTCATGTTCAACTGCGGCGGCGACGCTGTCTCGGGGTACGCCTACGACCCGAGCCTCCGCAAGTGGTACAGCTTCGACTTCCCCTGCATCGAGCAGAGCAACTGGCTGACGTCCTCGTCCGGCGGCCTGGTCTGTGCCATGGACAACGAGGACCGTAACCGCGTCTTCGTCTGCAACCCCATCACGCGCGACTGGAAGCGGCTGCGCGATGCCCCCGGCGGGAGGTTCCCTGACTACAGCGCGCTCGCAGTGTCGGTCGACCGGCGCACCCACGTCTACACGGTAGCCGTCGCCAAGTGCAAGCAGGTGCCGCAGGACTACTACCAGTGGGACTTCTCCATCCACGTCTACGAGTCGGCGACGCGGTCATGGACCACGCCCTTCGCGCAGGTTCTCGTCGGGTGGAGAGGCAGCGACGAGTGCGTCATATGCGACGGCGTTCTCTACTACTTGATCTACTCCACCGGTGTGCTCCGGAACATGGAGCAGCGCCATTGCCTGGTTATATACGACCTCGCCGGCCAGCCGTCTTCCCCAACGAGTCTAATGCAAATGGTGATCCCGGTGCCCTGCTCGCTCACCTGCGGCCGACTGATGAACCAGGGAGGCAAACTGGTGATGGTAGGCGGGATCGGGAAGCCCGACCGGCCTGGAATCATCAAGGGGATTGGAATTTGGGTTCTGCTGGAGAACAAGGAATGGCGGGAGGTGGCCCGAATGCCGCAGAAGTTCTTCCAGGGGTTCGGTGAGTTTGACGACGTCTTTGCGAGCAGCGGCGCCGGAGACGTCATCTACATACAGAGCTTCGGGTCGCCGGCGCTGCTGACGTACGACATGAGCCAGAAATTGTGGAAGTGGTCGGCTAAGAGCCCGGTGATAAAGCGCTTCCCGCTGCAACTCTTTACTGGGTTCTGCTTCGAACCCAGGCTTGAGGTCGCTTCCTGA